The genomic region GCGGTAACTTCGAGGAAGGCCGCAAGGCGATCAGCCTCGGGCTGGACGCCGAGTACCAGAACACTTACACCGCGAGCCTGGCCTACACCAACTTCTTTGGTGGCGACTACAGCACCGTGGACGACCGCGACTTTGTCGCCTTGAGCGTCGGCGTGAACTTCTAAGCACACTCTCTTTAAGCAGTATGTTTTAAGGAAGAACCAGAACATGAAAATAACTAAAAATCTGTTGCAGGTGGGTGTGCTGGGGCTGTCGATCATGGCGGGTAGCGTCATGGCGGCAGTCTCGGCCGATGAAGCCGCCAAGCTCGGTACGACCCTGACCCCGATGGGCGCTGAAATGGCCGGCAACGCGGCCGGCACCATCCCTAAATGGTCGCCACTGCCCACCAACGCCGGCGCCGTGGATGCCCGTGGCTTCCTGGCCAACCCGTACGCCAACGAACAACCGCAATTCACCATCACCGCGCAGAACGTCGAGCAGTACAAGGACAAGCTGGCGCCGGGGCAGTACGCGATGTTCAAGCGCTACCCGGACACCTTCAAGATGCCGGTCTACCCGACCCATCGCGGCGCCACGGTGCCGGCTGATGTGTTCGCCGCCATCAAGAAAAACGCCACCAGCACCAACCTGGTGTCCGGCGGCAACGGCCTGGAAAACTTCGAAACCGCCGTACCGTTCCCGATTCCGAAAAGCGGCGTTGAAGTGATCTGGAACCACATCACTCGCTATCGCGGCGGCAGCGTGACCCGCCTGGTGACCCAGGCCACGCCGCAAACCAACGGCTCCTTCAGCCTGGTGTACTTCCGCGACCAGTTCGTGTTCCGCGACAAGATGAAGGACTACGACCCGAAAAACCCGGGCAACATCCTGTTCTACTTCAAGCAGCAAGTGACCGCGCCGGCACGTCTGGCCGGTGGTGTGCTGCTGGTGCACGAAACCCTCGACCAGGTGAAAGAGCCGCGTTCGGCATGGGTCTACAACGCCGGCCAGCGTCGTGTGCGCCGGGCGCCGCAAGTGTCCTATGACGGCCCGGGTACCGCCGCAGACGGCCTGCGGACTTCCGACAACCTCGACATGTTCAACGGTGCACCGGACCGCTACGACTGGAAACTGGAAGGCAAGAAGGAACTGTACATCGCCGAAAACAGCTACAAACTCGACGATCCGAAGCTCAAGTATGTCGACATCATCAAGGCCGGCCACATCAACCAGGACCTGGCTCGCTACGAGCTGCGCCGTGTGTGGCATGTGGTTGCAACCCTGAAGGAAGGCCAGCGCCACATCTACGCCAAGCGTGACTTCTTCATCGACGAAGACACCTGGCAAGCTGCGGTCATCGACCACTACGACGGTCGTGGCCAACTGTGGCGCGTGGCTGAAGCCCACGCCGAGAACTACTACGACAAGCAAGTGCCGTGGTACGCCCTCGAAACCCTCTACGACCTGCAGTCCGGCCGCTACCTGGCACTGGGCATGAAGAACGAAGAGAAACAGGCCTATGACTTCGGCTTCACTGCCACCACCAGCGACTTCACCCCGGCGGCTCTGCGCCAGGATGGTGTTCGCTAACTTGCTGTAATAGAGGCCGCATCCTCGAAGGTGGGAGCCGGGCTTGTGTGGGAGCGGGCTTGCTCGCGAAAGCAGAGTGTCAGTCGATACATGTGTGACTGACCCACCGTCTTCGCGAGCAAGCCCGCTCCCACACAAGCCCGGCTCCCACATTTTATTTGGGGTGTTTGGAATATTTGAGCCAGGACCGCCGGATATTTTTTGTTGTAGTCTTTTTCAGACAATTGTTGCAAAGATCTACAAAGCTGCCGCTTTTACCGCTAGTCTGCGGACATCTGCAATGCCGACAACAGCCTTCTACAAGAGCCCGGCGATGACTGATCTGTCCCGAATTCAAGGGCCTGCCAGCGCGGTGATTCCGACCCTGGAAGGGCGCTTCTATCGACCCCCACTGCCTGACGGCTACGTGTTGCGACCGCGCCTGTGCGAACGGCTGAGTGAGGGATTGGCCGGGCGCTTATTGCTGGTCAGTGCGCCGGCCGGGTTTGGCAAGAGTTCGCTGGCGGTGGAGTTCTGCCAGAGCTTGCCGGGCCACTGGCAAAGCCTGTGGTTGGGGCTCAGCCCCCGGGACAACGACCCGGGACGTTTCCTTGAACGCCTGCTCGACGGCCTGCAGCAATACTTCCCGCAGTTGGGCGCCCAGTCCCTGGGCTTGCTGAAAATGCGCCAGCGCCATCAACCCTTTGCGTTTGAAGAGTGGCTCGACGGGCTGCTGGATGAACTGACGGTGCACCTGTCGATCCAGGCGCCGCTGTTGCTGGTGCTGGATGACTACCATCTGGCCCAGGGCCCGGTACTCGACCGCTGCCTGCAATTTTTCCTCAATCATCTGCCCGACGGCCTGTTGGTACTGGTCACCAGCCGCCAACGCCCCGACTGGCACCTGGCGCGCCTGCGCCTGTCCCGGCATTTGCTGGAACTGCACGAGCAGGACCTGCGCCTGACTCACGCCGAATCCCTGGCCCTGCTGGATCGCCACAGCAGTTCATTGCGCGGCGAAGCCCTGGATAACCTGATCCGACGCAGTGAAGGCTGGGTGGCCGGCCTGCGTTTCTGGCTGCTGGCGGCCTCCGAAGCTGGCAGCGAAGGCGCCTTGCCCCAAGGCCTGCACGGCGGGGAAGGGCTGATCCGCGATTACCTGCTCGAAGAAGTCATCGACTGCCTGCCAGCCGAAGTCCAGGCGTTTCTCTACGACACCGCGTCCCAGGAGCGGTTTTGCAGCGAACTGTGCGACGCCGTGCGCGAAGCCCACGACAGCAGCGAAATCCTGCGCTACCTGCAAGCTCACCAGGTTTTCCTTGTGCCGCTGGACGAACAGGGCCACTGGTACCGTTATCATCACCTGTTTTCCGACCTGCTGCGTACCCGGCGCGCGAGTAATGCCGTGTTGCCGGCTGCGAGCCT from Pseudomonas yamanorum harbors:
- a CDS encoding DUF1329 domain-containing protein; the encoded protein is MKITKNLLQVGVLGLSIMAGSVMAAVSADEAAKLGTTLTPMGAEMAGNAAGTIPKWSPLPTNAGAVDARGFLANPYANEQPQFTITAQNVEQYKDKLAPGQYAMFKRYPDTFKMPVYPTHRGATVPADVFAAIKKNATSTNLVSGGNGLENFETAVPFPIPKSGVEVIWNHITRYRGGSVTRLVTQATPQTNGSFSLVYFRDQFVFRDKMKDYDPKNPGNILFYFKQQVTAPARLAGGVLLVHETLDQVKEPRSAWVYNAGQRRVRRAPQVSYDGPGTAADGLRTSDNLDMFNGAPDRYDWKLEGKKELYIAENSYKLDDPKLKYVDIIKAGHINQDLARYELRRVWHVVATLKEGQRHIYAKRDFFIDEDTWQAAVIDHYDGRGQLWRVAEAHAENYYDKQVPWYALETLYDLQSGRYLALGMKNEEKQAYDFGFTATTSDFTPAALRQDGVR